The Mustelus asterias chromosome 30, sMusAst1.hap1.1, whole genome shotgun sequence DNA segment ATCTCTGTAtttacttgtgaacttgctggtacgTCAGCAGATGTGACCTACTGAacaccttcccacactgggagcaggtgaatagttcctcccgtgtgaattcgctggtgtttcagtGAGAATAGATGATCGcctgaactcactcccacagtgagagcacttgAAAGTcactcgtcagtgtgaacaagttgatggGATATGAGTTCCTctgaacttttaaagcacttcccacaaactgggcatttaaaaggtctctcagtgtgaatttgtTGATGAGATTTCATATCCTTGGAACGTTTAAAGCATttcccgcagtctggacatttaaaaggtctctcatcagtgtgaactcgttgatgtGACATCACATCCTTGGtgcttttaaagcacttcccacagtctgggcatttaaaaggtctctcatcactGTGAACTCTCTTGTGGTTCAGCAGGTTGGAGGAGGaagtgaatttcttcccacatttggagcaggtgaatgggttatcctcagtgtgaactcgctggtgtgtcagcagttcTGTTGATGTAATGAATGCCTTCTCACACtctgagcagatgaatggtctctctccagagtgaattcgctggtgaaTCAGAAGGTGAAATGACCGGCTGAAtgtcttcccacactcggagcaagtgaatggtctctccccagtgtgaactcgctggtgtgacatcaGGTGGGATGATGCAGTGAATCCCATCttgcactcggagcaggtgaacggtctctctccagtgtgaattcgctggtgtctcaccaggttgcctaactgagtgaatcccttcccacacttggagcagatgaAAGGTTGTTCTCCAGTGTGACACCGCCGATGAATATTCAGCTCAGACGgggtaatgaatcccttcccacagtccccacatttccatggtttgttTCCAGTGTGGACGCGCATGTGCCTGGACAGGTCAGATGATctgctgaagcctcgtccacacacagaacacatgtatggtttctccccactgtgaacagtgctttgtccttccatgttcaaaatccgataatattcaggttacgataaattggggcgactctgtcagatcctgatgtgatatttggtttcagtttcccgactgcaaatcctccccttATAATATCCTGTGAAATtgcttaaaacagaaaaaaaacaaagtgaGAGAGAATTCACAAAACCACAaaggcagcttgtgaaattgagctgaatgaatctggtaattggTGGGGCCGGTACTAGGAcaaagtgaccatgaaagctgTTGTAAAACCCAACTTGACAccgatatccttcagggaagggaagctGTCACACAGTGTGGGGCTACACAAGGCTGGGACTTCGATGTGTTGAGAGGGGCGGGTGTTAAGAGAGTTGGGAGGAGAAGAGGCGAAGCAGGGGAAGTTTCTGTATCTAAAACCAGACAGAAACTCCTAAATCCTCAACCTCCACCATCTAAAAGACCAGGTTTGGGTGTGTACGTGAAGAGCATCAgctccaagttacacaccatcctgactggacAGAGTTCCAGACCTGGATTAAGAGAAATTTCATTTAAAATGTATACAGTACACACTGCAAACTCcaccacacggacactgacaccagCCCACTCCCTggtaactgtctgaggctgaatcagaatgttcacaaccatggtgaaatatttatttttaaaattcaacttTGCAGGGTCAATGGGCTTTGTTTGCCGGTGTCGTTTCTGGTGGCTCTGGCCCGCCCTGTTTCAGCCCTTTTTATTGACTTGGCAGGAGTTCGatacaactaagtggcttgctctgTCATTCCAAAAGGCATTGCtgtcggtctggagtcacatgtgggccagactagGTGAGGATGGCAGTGTTTTTCCTTAAAcagtattaatgaaccagatgggtgtttatgACAATCAATAAGGGTTACTTGCTCATCAATAGACTTCCAATTTCATACATTTGTTCACATGAAAATAACACCACCTGCCACGGTAGGATTAGAACCTGGGTCAATAAGGGTTCCTTGCTCATCACTGCACTGAGTGCTGCCAGGCTAAAtgagagtgcttttggagttgggtggaaacagggagttaagtaaaacaggcagcagaggttacaagggagagtgctgattggtaagtagtGGGTCAGGTCAGTAAGTCTTTACAACTTTTATCACTTTTTATATAGTTTGAGACTACATATTGTGGTTTAAATCAGTAAGGCCTGGAATTGGCTGGACAAGGACAAGGAAAGAAGTGCTTAATTAGTGCTAAATTTAATAACTATTTATCTTGAAGTGATTGATTAATTAACATTAGAAATGTCAGTGAACGGGGTGCAGTGCTCTAACTGTGAGATGTCGGAGGTCCatgacatttccagcattttggatGGCTACATCTGCAGGAAATGCATCCAAtgacagctcctcacagaccgcgtgGTTCGgttgcagcagttggatgcacttagaagCATGCGGGTGTGGCAAAGCGTCATAGACAGGAGTTACAGAGACGCGGTCACACCCaaagtgcaggcagatagatgggtgaccgccagagagggcaggcagtcagtgcaggaatccccgtGGCTGTCCACCTCTCTAACAGGTACATCGCTTTGGGTACTGTTGGAGTGGATGGCCTATCGGGGGAAACAAAAGCAGCGCCAGTGCATTGGCACcacagctggctctgttgttcagAAGGGAGGGTCAAAGTGCAGAAGAGCAATAGTTGTAGGGGACTCCACAGTCAGGGGCGCAGGTGCTTCTGTGGTAATGaaagagaatccaggatggtgtgttgcctccttggtgccagggtccaggatgttacTGAACGGCTGCAGGACATCATGACGGGGGAGGatgataaggcagaggtcatggtacatactggtaccaatgacataggtagaaagaagGATGAGGTCTTGCACCAAGAATTCAGGGGGTTAGGCAATGGACGAAGGAGCAAGActtctcgggttgtaatctctggattaatcCCAGTGCCACGAGCTAGTGAGTACAAAAATAAGAGAACAGATGAATGCGTGGtttaaagagttggtgcaggagggagggttttagattcctggaccaCTGGGACAGTTTTTGGGGAAGGTAGGACCTGTACAAGTGGGACGGTCTAATCTGAACCAGTGCGGGACTAACATCATTGCTGgtgggtttgctagtgctgttgggaagagttaAAATTAGTCTGGTAGTGGGAGGGGACTCAGACTGTCAGCAGAATAGGGAcacagtagaacatagaaaaacaattaggttagaaggaatacagtggtagtaagtttcaagggagtaagggaaggctggagggcctctactttaatgccaggagtattaaaggtaaaacggatgagttaAGGGCGAGAATTGACGCATGTAATTATGATACAAcagccatcacagagacgtggttgagtgaggggcaggattggcagctcaaggacacgggatatagaatcttcaggcgagacagaggagggggtaaaagaggacaaggcattgcattattagccaaggaggcagttactgcagtcaggtatcttggagggggcatcaaataaAGTTTGGtaggtagagcttaggaataaaaaaggggcagccacattgctaGATGTTTATTCtcgacccccagatagtcagcaggaaattgaagagcaaatatatgCGCAATTCACAGAGGGCTGTAAAAATAAGAGTGCAATTATATTAGTGATTTCAACTTGTctaacattaattgggatagccatcatgttaacagcttagatggagtagagttcttaaaatgtatacaAGAAAACTTCTCAGGTCAATACatggagggtccaacaagggaaggagctgtattggacctaattctggggaatgaagctggacaggtgcttggtgggggagcattttggtgatagtgaccacaacacggcggcacggtagcacagtggttaacactgctgtttcacagcaccagggacctgggttcgtttcccggcttgggtcactgtctgtgtgaagtttgcacattctcctcgtgtctgcgtgggtttcctccgggtgctccggtttcctcccacagtccaaagatgtgcaggttaggttgattagccatgctaaaaattgccccttagtgtcctgagatgcgtaggtcagagggattagtgggtaaatatgtagggatatgggggtagggcctgggtgggactgtggtcggtgcagactcgatgggccgaatggcctctttctgtactgtagggtttctatgattctatgaacatggctcaagtttgccgatgacataaagattggctgggtggttaacaatgacattgagcggcacggtagcacagtggttagcactgctgcttcacagcgccagggtcccgggttcgattcccggctcgggtcactgtctgtgtggagtttgcacattctcctcgtgtctgtgtgggttttctccgggtgctccggtttcctcccacagtccaaagatgtgtgggttaggttgattggccaggttaaaaattgccccttagaatcctgagatgtgtaggttagagggattagcgggtaaatatgtgggggtaggtcctgggtgggattgtggtcggtgcagactcgatgggccgaatggcctccttctgcactgtagggtttctatgatgacttcTTTCTATGATGAGTGtcttaggttacaggaagatatagacgagatggtgaAATGGACAGatgagtggcagatagaatttaaccctgaaagtgtgaggtgatgcactatggaaggagtaatttgacaaggaagtatactgtgAAAGATCTGAtgctgggaagttccgaagaacaaagggaccttggcatattTGTCCATAGATCTTGAAGGTGGAAATGCAGgtcaatagggtggtgaaaatggcatatggcatactcgcctttatcaatcggggtatagattacaaaagcagagaggtcacgaTGGAGTTatttagaactttggtgagaccacagctggagtactgtgtgcagttctggttgccacattataggaaggatgtgaacgcactggaggggatgcagagaagatttaccaggatgctgcctgagatggaacatttaagttataaggagaggttggctaggcctgggttgtttttgttggagcagagaagactgaagggcaaCCTGACTGAAGtgttcaagatcatgaggggaatggacagagtggataaggagcagctgttccccttagttgaagggtcagttacgagggggcacaagttaaaagtgaggggtgggaggttgagggaggggatttgaggaaaaaccttttcagccagaggttggtgacggtctggaatgcactgcctgggagggtggtgggtgcgggatgcctcgcatcctttaaaaagtacctggcatgccataacattcaaggctatgggctaagtgctggcaagtgggattaggtgggcaggtcagggcatttcatgtgtcggtgcagactcgatgggccaaagggcctgttctgcactgtagtattctgtgattctatgatcaatagaCTTTCAATTTCATACATTTGTTAACATGAAATTACACaacctgctgtggtgagattagaacctgggtccccagagcattaccttgggtctcacCCAAAGATGACCTACCAACCACACaaaaaaaactagaagcaggagtaagccattcagcccttcaagcctgttctgccactcattttaatcaagactgatcatcgaattcaatatcccgatctccctctccccatatccctgattcCTTTAGCCtctggagctatatctaatttcttcttgaaatgggacgttttagcatcaactacatgctgtggcaatgaattcaacacattcaccactctctgggtgaaaacatttcccctcacctcaattACGAAAAGTTTACCCCCGAacctcaaactacgacccctatttctggactcccccaccattgggaacatgatTTCTGAATCTCCCCACCTCTGCCATCTCCAAGAATAGGTTTCCATCTGTGAGGAGATTGAGACCTTAACTTAAAATTATTCATAAAACACATATTGATATCCTCATGGATAtctctaaaattttaaaaacaagaCGAAGACCTTTGTCAGTGTCAGCCAGTTTCACACATTCAACCCATGATAATCTTGAGTTTCACTGAGCCCTCTGCACTAAGTCCCATTCACTCACCCGTCACTTTGTCCTCACTGACCTACACCTGATTAAACTGcaattcaattaaaaattcacatccttcttttcaaatccctccacgtcATTTGCTCTTCCCTATTTCCAGCCACACAgatgtttgaatctttttccacAGACAAACTTACATTCAGGTTCTGATGAAGCAAGTCAGGTTCTGATCTGGATTCTTAGTTTGAGTTTCCACCTTCAAATATCGATCTTCAAATATCCTGCAAAAAAAGACATCACTGTCAGTCCTGGATAGAAATTGAGAAAGAAATAAACACTTCCCAGTTTGTTGTGTGCAAATGccccccttctaatcccctgtaaaAAGCCATCAGTGTaagtccaggatagaaatgcccaaaggaaaatctcagcaggtctggcagcatctgtaaggagatgctgccacacctgttgagattttccagcattttctcttttagtttcagattccagcatccgcagtaatttgcttttatgtagaAATGCCCAACCTTCTCGCCTCCAACTGCCTGGAGCATGCGCATTGCTGCTATCAAAATGGCGGTCCGTAACTCAGGGCCTCCAACTCAGGCAACGACTGCCGTAGATCCCGATTGAACGCCGCACCGAGCGGTTCTTATTCGTGTTTTGCGGCCTCCACTGAGTGTTCatgaagcctctccacccactccACCACCTCCTTTGCCCTTCCACAATCGCCTGTTTAACTCCAGTTACGGAGCCCAAACACTCCACCTTCTGCAGCAGACACCCACACTACGCATGTGCCACACCGGACACATTCTGCGCATGCCCCGCTTCAGAGCCCCGTGCGTCTGCACTGAGGCTCTTGTTATGAGAATGGGGAACTTATTTTGATTTACTGGGAATGCTGGGGAAGACATCCATATCATCACAAAAtcgtcataaaatccctacagtgcagaaggaggccattcggcccatagagtctgcaccgataagcaatcccaccctatccccgtaaccccacatatttaccccactaatccctctaacctatgcatcccaggacactaaggggcaatttagcatggccaatctgcttaacccgcacatctttgaactgtgggaggaaaccggagcaccaggaggaaacccacacagacatggggaggatgtgcaaactcccttTCCCCTTTCAGCTGGTGAGCATTGTTGTCATGGTGAGAATTTGTCACCGTGTTTCCAACTTATTCATGGAACTCAATCCCTCTCGAAATGGGTTCCACATTCATAATACTCTCCAGGTAAATAAAAatgaaatagaatcataaaaaccctacaatgcagaaagaggccatctggcccatcaagtctgcactgaccacaatcccacccaggtcctacccccatatccctacacatttgcccgctaatctctctcacctacgcatctcagttcactaaggggcaattttagcatggccaatcaacctaacccacacatctttggactgtgggaggaaaccagagcacccggaggaaacccacgcagacacaaggagaatgtgcaaactccacacagacagtgacccaagccgggaatcgaacccaggtccctggagctgtgaagcagcagtactaaccactgtgctaccgtgctgcccaaatactGCAGATCCTGGACATCTGAAATAACAATAGGAAATGCCATAAATGCTCAGCAGATCTGATGGTGTGtgtagagacagagaaacacactgcctTATACTTTTGACTTTCATTCACAAGTGGAAATACCTTTCACTTGTTGATCCTGTCACCCATCTGAAAGGCCGCAATCAGATCAGGATTTCCCTCGTTCCCCAGCGAAAACATGTTCAGCCTGTTCAATCCTTCCTTGATGGCCATGTGTGAGATGACCTTGGTCCTCACTATGCTACAGAAACACTGCACTGCAAAGAGAACCAACACATTTTCAAAACAAAAGGGAAAGTTTGTGATTGAAAACAAGGCAGGATTAACTGACATAAGGAGTGCTAGACAAGGCAACATTGAGCTGGTGATGGCGGAGCCCGGGTGTCCAGTGGTGTAGTGTCAATGCTTTCATGACCATGGACTCGACAGCAGGTAGAATTAAATCAAGTATATTTCATGGGAAAACTGCCAATTGTGTAATGGAACAGAAGGAAGGCAATGGCTGAAGTGATGATGATCCGCTGATTGACAAAGTCATGTCAGCTTCCGTgctggtctagtggttaggattcaaTGCTTTCATCACTGTCGCTTGGATTCAATCACTGGCCAGAAAGTAACTCTTTCCTACTGCTGCATGAACTGACACAATAAAACTGAATTCCTCATTGAATTAAATCCGATCAGGCAGCGTTTGTGGAATGAGAAATAGAatgaatcttccagctggatgttCATTCATTAGAGCTAGAAAAGTCAGAAATGGAACAGGTGGAAGCAACTCCTTGGGTGTTTCTAAGATATAGAAAGATATTCGAGAGTAGTTCGGCTAAGAGGCCGAGGGTTCTGGATTTAGGCTCCTTGTATCTGTGAAGGCGTGGGTTCAACTCCCAACTGTGCTGTATGTTCCATGAGGAGTCTCTCTGTGCATCAATCactgtttgctctttgctccttctactttctcgctgtctgtgtgtaaACAAGGACGACTGGATTTATTCCTGTGATGAGGCTGTTGTCCTAGGAGGAGCGATTCAGTTGGACTAGTATTTTCTCTCTGAAGtttagaatgagaggcaatcccgTTGAGAAGTCTGAAATTGGGAGAAAGTTTGAAAAAACACTGACGTTGCAGGTCCCAGaagctcagcaatgtgcattgtaatagccgttgaactggctgacaaattgtcctctccATTCGTACTTTGTAAGAAATTTAGATGAAATGTCAGTCAGTAAATCAATCATAAGCAAAGAAAAACAAGGTTCCACAGAAATTTGAACTCGGATcactggattcagagtccagaatgctcaccattacaccacagaACCCATAACGTACGAAGAGGCGGCAAATGTTCAATCAAAGCATTTGACctctttcattcaatgtggcagaaACAGCAAGCGTGACAATGTGTTGTTATGCAGCACCATTGAGGGaatcaaaggaaatttggcaaatgtATCCAGCATTGTCTGATTGGCAGGGAGCAGACGGTGATGGTCGAGGGCAGTttttcagactgtgtgtgtgtgaatccagCAATTCGGGTTCGAATCTCAGAGGAACTACTATTCCTCTCCCAACTCTTGTATAAATTGGGACAGGTGAGTGCATGAATGACACCTGTAGCTGGGTCCCCTGTCATATGTGGCTTCTTGCCACTCTGCATGCTATGTATTTTTTTAGCAAACGCCCTCTGGGGCTGGTGCAATGACGCCAGGAGAGTCATTCACTGAATCGTCTTCAATGTGATTGCagtggaatttgctgaaatttcctcagtgtttaaAAATCCACTTGCTCAGAAATTTAAATAAAATGTCCTTCAGCACATCAGTAATCAGCTTATTCACACTTTGATTTTACCCATCAGTTTTCAGCTcagaggggggatctcagagctTTCTTTGCAAGTAAGTACCACATTCCGAAAACTAACCAGTTAAACAAAAGCATCATGCCGCAGATGCTTGACATCtgcaataaaacaaaacaatctggaattttgAGCCAATCTGATGGCATCTGTGAAGAGTGAAATATTGTTTATTTTTCTAATCTATGAGCTTTCACCGGAAATGCACTGTGTCTGTGCACAAATCGATTCAATTTGTTTATCTATCCATTGAGACTGTCAGTGAAAACTGCCGTCTACTTCACTGGGAGTAAGCAGCACATGTTTTACAGTGCAGCTGAACAAATATTACTTTATGGAATCTACTATATCCACCTGACAGGGCAGATAGGGTCTCAGTTTAAAACTTCAAATTAAGGGCAGCACATCCGCCAatgcaacaatctgtcagtgctcAGCGGGAATGTTGAGCTAGATTGTTGTGCTCAAGTCTTAGTAATGAGATTTGACTTCATAACCTTCCAACATAAAAATTGTTACCAACAGTCACAGTGAAACAAACTATTCAATGTAACAGAACTAATGGCAGGATTTGAGGGAAGTTGTGGAGTAATTcacttcacccagaggctggggTATAGAACTCACTATCTGAGCTGTGTTGAGACAGAAACCTGCATTGGATTAAAAAAGAACACTTGAAAAAAGAAACAGTTGAGCTCCCACAACCTACAGGGATACAGAGAAATAGATAGACtgtgggattagactggataCCTCATCCCTGAAGGCATAGACAagataggtcgaatggcctcctattggGATAATGTTTTTCCATATTTCATCATTTCAATGGTTAAAAATGATTAGATTTTTCCTGTGTGGGATATGAGTTTGTTTAAAGAAAGGTTTGTGAAAGGAAATGTGGAGAAGGGTTGACAATTttcagtaagataaaagcaaaatattgcagatgctggaatctgaagcacaaatagaaaatgttggaaaatctcagcatgtctgccagccgctatggagagagaatggagccaacccaAAGCTTTAGCTCTGTTTCCTCTCCACAGCTAACAtcaggtctgctgagattttccaatattttctgtttgtgtgttgTTGAGAATTTTCAACATGGGACACAAGTGAAATGGGTCAACAGAGCAAAACATTCCCAATCAGAGCAGAAACAGATGACAGATACAGAGTGACTCACCTTTAGTTTCTTAACTTCTTCAATTCCCACCACACTCCTCTTTCATCCTCATCCCTATTGTTATTTAATCTGTTCTGCCTTCCACATGACCACAAACCTTCTCTTCCTTTCGTACCATTCCCCCAGTCCCTGTCTGTGAACTTTATTAAAACCTGGAACATCTCTAACTTCTTTCCAGTTCTGATAAAAGTTCAATGACCTGAACAGTTCACTATTGCTCCTGCTATAGATTGGATCTGACCCACCGAGGATTCACAACATTATTCTGTATTTGAATGAGAGCAAGGGATTTCGTTAATTCCCCTCTACCCAGACTGTCAGACACTGATTTCCAGGTGAAATTACCTGGTTTGATTCCACATGGAGGATTTACACTTACATTCTTCCGGGAAGATGGTAACATGGTGGTAAAATCAGCGGAGTATTAATCCCGAGGCCCAGGAACACAGGTCCTGATCCCACCCCAGCCTAGAGCTGAAACTGAAGTGAAAGCTGGGGTCACTAATGAAGCTTTTTTGTGATTGTTATGAAAACTCATCTGGTCCCTGACAGAAGGAAACCTGgtttcacatttccactccatctgacgaaggagcagcgctccgaaagcttatggtatttgcgaccaaataaacctgttggactttaacctggtgttgtgagacttcttactgtgttcaccccagtccaacgccggcatctccacagaaggaaacctgccatccttaccgagtctggcctacatgagtgtccagatccacaacaatgttatTGACTGTTAACTATGctatgaaatggcccagcaaaacaCTCAGTTCAATGGGAAATAAATATGGCCAATGTATGCTGGCATTGATGACAAATTATATATCGCATTCATAATATTTCATGAaatgattaattctcattttgtttcctttcataTCAAACAGGGTCACATACCCTGATGTCTTATTTTTAAAACCTCAGCCCTTTAACTATTTAAACAGGTAAGGTTCAGTCAGAGAAAATTGATCCACTGTGACCCCAAAACAAGATACAGCAGTTGCtgcaaatcccacctcaaaactgaaaatgttggaaacctCAGCCGGTTAAATAGCTTCTATGGGAAGGGAAACAGGGTGAATGTTTCAAGATCACTAATCTTTTATCCAAACTGGAAGAATTTAAAGATTTAATGGTTTACGAACAAATACAGAGTCAAGGTAAAGAGAGAGGAAATTATTGGGGAGGATTCTTTGAGAGAGGAttgactcccacttggaaataattggacgtattagtgagaggcaacatggtttgtgaaggggaggtcgtgtctcactaacttgatcgagtttttcgaggaagtgacgaagacgattgatgagggtaaattggtggatgttgtctacatggatttcagtaaggcctttgacaaggtctctcatggcaaactggtgcagaaggtgaagtcgcatgggatcagaggtgagctggcaaggtggatacagaactggctcggtcatagaagacagagggtagcagtggaagggtgcgtttctgaatggaggacctTGAAACATTCAAGTGGAAGTCAGGAGAGAATAAATGAGGGTAACAGAGAATCACAAACTGATTAACCACAGAATGATGCAATTCTGAAGTTCTTTGCAGGACTCACGTGTCTTGTGAATAAAGTGGAAGCTGTGGATGTACTGTACATAGATTATACTGAAGCCACAGTGATGAAGCTGGTGGGCCCCTGTGGCCACAGAGGAAATAAAAATTTggatcagagcccctgcaatttcctaccttgcccacctcccccccccccccccccccccccccgccccccctccgccacaacagcctgggacacaattcatccagacctggagatttgtccaattTTAAGCCCGCCAGTACCTCCAATACCTTGGCATTCCCATGACA contains these protein-coding regions:
- the LOC144480882 gene encoding uncharacterized protein LOC144480882 is translated as MEGQSTVHSGEKPYMCSVCGRGFSRSSDLSRHMRVHTGNKPWKCGDCGKGFITPSELNIHRRCHTGEQPFICSKCGKGFTQLGNLVRHQRIHTGERPFTCSECKMGFTASSHLMSHQRVHTGERPFTCSECGKTFSRSFHLLIHQRIHSGERPFICSECEKAFITSTELLTHQRVHTEDNPFTCSKCGKKFTSSSNLLNHKRVHSDERPFKCPDCGKCFKSTKDVMSHQRVHTDERPFKCPDCGKCFKRSKDMKSHQQIHTERPFKCPVCGKCFKSSEELISHQLVHTGEKPYTCSVCGRCFSRLSDLSKHKHSRNEEKLWKCEDCGKGFTCLSVLDIHRRCHTGERPFTCSSCGKGFTQSVHLLTHQRVHTGERPFTCSVCGKGFTQSSHLMTHQRVHTGEKPYSCSECGKGFNQLSSLVIHQRVHSGERPFTCSKCGKGFIQLSDLLRHQRVHSGERPFTCSTCGKGFTTSSHLLTHQRVHTDERPFKCSDCGKSFKSSGELRSHQRVHTDERPFRCSHCGTGFRWSSHLIVHQRVHTGERPFTCSHCGKGFTRSSHLLKHQRVHK